TGGTTGATCATCACGTTGCCGTACTTGACGTCCACGTTGAGCGGCTGGCCCTGGACGGTCGGCACCTGGCCCGGGGCGACGTCCTTGGCCATCACCGCGCCCGACACCACGTGATAGGTCAGCACGGCGCGCAGCTTTTCCTTGTCCTTCAGCAGGGCGTCGAGCTGGTCCTTGGGAATCTTGGCGAACGCCTCGTCGGTCGGCGCGAACACCGTGAACGGGCCCGGGCCCTTCAGGGTATCGACCAGGCCGGCGGCCTGGACGGCGGTGACGAGGGTGTTGAAGCTGCCCGCCGAAACGGCGGTATCGACGATGTCCTTCTTCATTTCGGCAACGGCCGCCGTGGCAGCCATGGAGATCGCCAGACCGGCGGCCAGATTCCTGATCGATTTCGAAACTTGCATTTTCCAATCCTCCAGTAGTTGAACAGTAGAACGAGTCATGTGGCTCGTATTGTCCTAGACAAACAGGATTAAGAAGGGTTCATTCAGGTTTCAATATTTTTTTCCTGCCGCCACTATTGGCGTAATTAGTCATCAATAACAAATAACTAGAAGCACCATGCCATTTCTTACGAATCGCCTAAATTGTCCATGACACTAATAGGACATTGAGAATCCTTAAGGCTCGGGGAAAGTCAGCCTCCGCAACACGGCGCATTGGCTCACCTGGTGAACTGCCCCCTGCAGGACAATGGTGACAGCCTTGTATTGTGGTGTCACTATTGGTACCATCCTCGATGACGGCCATCCCGAAAATCCTCGACCGGATGCGGCGCGAACCGGCCAATGTCCGGTTCAGCGAACTCAGGAATCAGGTCAGGCAGGTGCTGCTGGCGATCGACAAGCTGGAGGCCATGCGCCATGAGCGCTGATCACTACACCTATCGCGTCACCTGGTCCGCCGAGGATGGCGAACACGTCGGCCTGTGCGCCGAATTCCCGTCGCTGTCCTGGCTGGCAAAAACACCCGAAGCCGCCCTGAAGGGCATCCGCCAGATCGTCGCCGAAGCGGTGGCCGACATGCAGGCCTCCGGCGAAACCGTTCCCGTGCCGCTGGCGGAGAAGCACTACAGCGGCGAGTTCCGCGTGCGCATTCCGCCGGAAGTCCATCGCTCGCTCGCCATCCAGGCCGCCGAGCAGGGCGTTAGCCTGAACCGTCTCGCCAGCGCGAAACTGGCGGCCTGAACGCCCCTACCCGAACACCCGCGCCAGCGCCTCGCTGTCCGGCGGCTCGCAACACCCGATCACGAACGCACGAACGCCAGCAGCGGTCCGTAGTCCTTGCCGTCGGCAGCGCGCAGTGCTGCGAGATAGCGCTGCCGCACTTCGCCGTCGGCAACCAGGTTCCCCGCACCCCAGGAGAATCGCGGCTCGCCGTGCTGCACCAGCAGCAAATCCGCCATGGTTCGCGACAACCGGCCGTTTCCGTTCGCGAAGGGATGGATCGCCACCAGCCGGTGACTGAACCGCGCCGCGATTTCGTCGAGCGGGTAGCTCTTGCATTCAAGCTGCGTCTTCACGTCTTCGCATAGATCATGCAAGGCTGGCTGGATGCGCAGCGGGTCCACGCCGATGTTCTTTTCGGTGGTGCGGAATTTTCCCGCCCAGCGCCAGGTGGTGCCGAACATGCGCTTGTGCAAGGCGCAGACGAACTCGTTTCCGAGCAGATTCCTGTGTCGCCGCCCGAAAGCCCATCGCTCCCCCTCGATGATGTTCACCATCTCCCATTCATTCAACTGGCCGTGGTTGGCGATGTGCGAGGGAATCAGCCCGGCCGCCTCGTCGGGATCGAGCGGCGTGGCGCCGGGCGGATAGTCGAGATTCATTGCCATAGCTTGCGCGCACTGCCACTCAGCAAGGATTCGGCCAGCAACTTGCGCTGGCGCTCGCGTTCCTTTGCCGACACGCCTTGCGCCTCCAGCTTCATGGAATGGTCCGTCGGTTGCAGCATGGCCTCGGCAAGCGCGTCGGCGCGGCGCTCGCGCAGGTCGTCGAGGGTGCCCCCCTCCGGCACCAGCGCATAGACCACGCGGCAACCCATCGCCCGCGCCAGGCGATCCAAGCTCTCAAGGGTGATCCGGCGTTCGGCCTCGGTCCGCTCGAAATCCTGCACCGATTGCCGGCTGATACCGGCGCGCGCACCCAGTTGCGCTTGCGTCATGCCCAGCGCTTCACGGATCGCACGCACCCATCCACCCCGCGGCGGCATGGCTGCCTCCGGGCTCGGGTAAGCCTGCAGCGTATCGGAAAGCTGCATTCGCTTGAGTTTCTTATTTGAATCAATCATCAGACGCTCCTTGAGCAGGCTATAACCTGCCTATGCGAGCTTATTGTGCCGGCTATAACAAGCTAATGTCAAGAATAATGCCGGCTATAACCTGCATATAATTCCCTACCCGAACACCCGCGCCAGCGCCTCGTAGTCCGACAGCTCGTTGTACACCTGCGCCGAGAGGCGCGCCCAGAGGCGGCCGGCGATGGGGAAGACCGGCACCTCGATGCGGTGCTCGTCGAGCAGCCGCCGGCGCCAGCGGCGCGCGGCCTCCTCGCTGCCGGCCTCGTCGACGGGCAGCGGCAGCGACACCATCGCCGCGCACATGCCTGACGGCGCGCCCGGCGCAACCTTCCACGCATCGGCGACCAGCTCCGCCGCCGCCCGCGCCTGGCCGACCAGCTCGGACTGGTAGCAGTCGACACCCAAGGCCTCGATGAATTCCAGCGCCGCCGTCACCGCCAGCCGCGCGCTCGGGTCGTGCGTGCCGGGCCAGGCGAACTCCTGCTCGTAGCCCTCGCCGTAGAAGTTCGACACCACCGTCGGGTGCAGGTCGCGCTGCCCCTCCGGCGTCGCATACAAAAAGCCGCAGCCCTTCGGCGCGCACAGCCACTTGTGGCAGTTGCCGACGTACCAAGTCATGCCCTGATCCGCCAGCGCATCGAGCGCCAGCGGCAGCATCCCCGGCGCGTGCGCGCCGTCCACCAGCACCGGCACGCCGCACGCGCGGCACAGGCGCACGATCTCCTCGACGGGCGACACCGCCGCCAGCGGCGCGAAGACATGGTCGACGATCGCCAGGCGCGCGCCGCCGGCGAGCGCTTCCGCGTACGCCGCCACCACCGCCTCCGGCCCCGGCAGCGGCCAGGGCACGCGCGCCTCCGTCAAAGTCAGTCCATGGCGCTCGGCGACGAAGCGCGCCGCGTTCTTCACGCCCGGATAGGCGTGGTCGGCGATGACGATGCGCTCCCCCGCCCGCCAGCGCAGCGAACGCAGCACCGCGTTGGCGCCCGCCGTGGCGTTCTCGACAAAAGTCAGTCGCTGCGACACGGCGCCGACGAAGCCGGCCAGCCGCACCCGCGCCGCCAACAGCGCGGGCGGCAGCTCATCCACCATGAAGCGCACCGGCTCGCGCTCCATCGCCTCGCGCCAGCGCGCCTGCGCCGCGAGCACATGCAAGGGCGCCGCGCCGAAGGAACCGTGGTTGAGGAAACGGATGCCCGGGTCGAGCGACCACAGGCTGCGCAGGGGGTGGCCGAAGGGGGTGTTGGGTGGGGGGAGAAGGTTATCGGGCAAGACGTCGTTTACTCTTCTGGCGCGCTATAAGCCTTCGGTGCCACGTTTCGGCAACGCTGGTCGAGTTGATGGACGATCTGCTTGATCAGCTTTTCCGAGAGGGTCTGCTTGGCGATGAGATTGAAATACCCACCCGCGTTCTTGGGGTTCAGCACCGCAATTCCTTCCGATGCTGTCCTACGCACATACCAACCGGGCAACATCAAGACCGGCTCAACTTGCAGGGGTTCTCCAACGGCACTCGATAGCCACTCCTTCAACCACTTGGCTTGTCTAGCCGCTTGTTGAAGCGGTGCGGTCTCCGTCCATTCCGGGAACTTCAAGCTGCGTCCGTCGTATAAGACTTCCCAGCCTTTGTTGTCTCCACCTCCGGTGCGCTTAGGGCGCCCCTTGGTTTCGACCGCATAAACACCGGAGGGACCAACCACTACGTGATCGATATTGAATTTCTCAGCGGGAAAATCGTGAAACACCCAGTAACCATCGTGGGCGAGCGTGTTAAGTTCTTGCGCAGCCGCTACCTCAGCTTCGTAGCCTAGCTGCAGCTTGATGCGTTCTTTGATGAGGCGATTAGCCTTAAAAAGACAGAAGCCCCACAAAAATGCCCCAGTCAGCGCACACATCCAGATAATTAACGTGGAAGGCTCTGGCCTGTGAAGCCGATCTGCCAAGTACATGGCATAGGCTAAAAGGGGGCCGGCCGCACCAACAGACATATACCCCAAAGTATCAAGGCGGGCTTCGTCCAACTGTTCGCTGATCGTTTGCCCAGGCGAGCGAAGCAGGCCGCGCGTCAGCGGAGATCGGCGGTCCGTGCTGCTCTGGCGCTTGCGCCAATACACAATGATCTGGACGAAAAGGTAAAGCGGGGCTATCCAAATACCAAAAAGGAGCAGCAGTTCCAAGGTGGGCGCCATATGGCCACTCATATCTCTAGAAAAAGTCAGTCTCTGTAGGACGGCGATAAACGAACTGACTACTTACAAGTACGGTAGCTACTTAACTGCCTCGGCCGTTTCTGAACCCATATCCGCCAGAATCTCCCGAAACTGCTCCAGCGCCGCCTCCAGGTCCTCGACGATTTCCTGTGCGATCACTTCGGGCGCGGGCAGGCTGTCGGATTCCGACAGGGATTCGTCTTTGAGCCAGAAGATGTCCAGGCTTGCCTTGTCGCGGTTGATGAGGTCTTCGTAGGCGCAGGCGCGTAAGCGGCCGTCGGCGCCAATCGACACCCGCTGGTCCTTGTCGATGAGATCGACACTATCCGCCACAGCTTGGCCGGATCCTGGCAAATTCGCCGGGAGCAAATTAGAGCGCGTGCATCGCGACAGCAGACTGTGGCCCAGAAATGGGCCGAGTCATACTTGCTCTGGGATCTAATTACGGGATGGCTCACTGAGCTTGCCTTACCGATTTTGATAACCGTTCATAAACTTGGCTTCCCAACCACTTTGCCACCAACTCTTGTAGCTCCGGCTTGCTCATGTAATCCGCGAACAGCTCTTCATTCAGCTCCATGCGCTCGATAAACAAAGATTCCAATATCTGTCGAAAAACCAGCTGAAACTTATCGAGAGGATTGACTTCCGCAGCCTTTTGCAAAACCTCACTTTGACTCGCTGCTTCTTCGATCTGGTCAAAGAAAAGTTGATCCGCCTCGTTTAGCTCACCACCGAATCTCTCATTAATGATGTCAATCAGTCGGGATAGTGAAACGTGCTCCTCTCGAACCATTCCTGAGCCAACCTCTCCAGGCCCATTAAGCAGCTTCGCATAACCTTCGCTGAGGTTAATCGATCCTTCGCTGATCTTCTGCAGACGGTAATAATCGAGTTCGACTTCCTCATCAAACTGATATCCGGGCCCGGTCTTGCGTTTTGGCAACTTCAGCGCGAGATGCCGCAAATAGGTAAACAACTTTTCAAGATCGCTGTCCTGATAGGGAATCACTTGGCTTAAAAAGCTGTACAAGTTGCGGAAAGCTTGCGCCTTCCCTCGCCACAACTCGGCTTCTTCCTCCTCCGAATTCTGCAGTTGCAGAAAGCGCGCAACTGCCCGATCGAGGACAGCATTCATGTTCTTGTGATCGTTTGGACTCTGGCGGCGCTTGGGTGCGAAGAATATCGCTGCGAACTCGCTAACTTCGGTCTGCTGGTAAATTCCCGAGGCATCCAGTTCGGCTTTGACCTCATACAGCTTCTCCGGCTCTACCTGCTCCCCCATCACCGACCCTTCGTAATACTGGCGAAACGCCTCCTGTATGTCGGCGGGATCATTCACGAAATCCAGCACAAAGGTATCATCCTTGAGCGGGTGCGTTCGGTTCAGGCGCGACAAGGTCTGCACGGCTTGAATGCCGCCAAGCCGCTTGTCGACGTACATCGTATGCAGCAACGGCTGGTCGAATCCTGTCTGGTATTTCTCGGCCACCAGCAATACGCGGTACTCAGGCTTAGCGAATGTATCAGGCAACTCCTTTTCTCTTACCCCCTCGTTCATTTCCACTTCGGTATAGATCTTCTCCGGAATCTTGTCGTCTTCGACGGTACCGGAAAACGCCACCAGTGTCTTGATGGTGTAACCTTTCGCGGCGATGTATTCATCGAATGCCTGTTTGTAGCGCACTGCCTCCAGCCGTGATCCCGTCACCACCATGGCCTTTGCATGGCCACCTATCTTGTGCCGGGTATGCTGCTGGAAATGCTCGACCATGATTTCTGTCTTCTGGCCAATGTTGTGTGGGTGTAGTCGCAGAAAGCGGGCGAGCGACTTTGCCGCTCTTTTGCGCTCAACGTTGGGATCGTCCTCGGCCTTTTTGACTAACTTGTAATAGGTTTTATAAGTGACGTAACTGGCCAATACGTCCATGATGAACCGTTCTTCGATCGCCTGCCGCATGGTGTAGCGGTGAAACGGTTCACCCTTGCGGCCAAAGATCGCCAGTGTCTTGTGTTTCGGCGTAGCGGTGAACGCAAAGAAACTCATGTTCGGTTGATGACCACGCTTGGCCATGGAACGAAATAGACGTTCCATTTCCACTTCACCTTCCTCTTGCGCCAATTCCTGCGCCTTCTTTCTCAGCTCGGCTCCGCCCAACACCCCTTTGAGCTCGGTGGCCGTTTCACCTGACTGCGAGCTGTGCGCCTCATCGATGATCACCGCATACTTACGGGTCGGCAAATAGCTGCCACCCTCTCCACGTTCTTCGGCGAGTTTCATCAACTGTCCGGTGACGAACGGAAACTTTTGCAGCGTGGTAATGATGATCGGTACGCCCGTTTCCAGCGCCTCCGCAAGTTGGCGCGAGTCCTCGTCGATTTTCTGCACCACACCCTGGCGGTGGTCAAACTGGTAAATCGTATTTTGTAACTGGCGGTCGAGAACAACACGGTCGGTAATGACCACGACACTGTCGAAGATGCGCTCATCCTTGTCGTTGTGCAGCGAAGAGAGCCGATGCGCGAGCCAGCCTATCGTGTTGCTCTTGCCGCTACCCGCCGAGTGCTCCACCAAATAGTTGTGCCCCACACCCTCCTTCGCCGCGGCCGACACCATCTGACGTACCGCCTGCAACTGGTGATAGCGCGGAAAGATCATCGTTTCCTTGCGAACCTTCTTGCCGTCGTCCGTGGTCTTCTCCTCCACATCGAGGTGAAGAAAGCGCGCAAGCAAATCCATCAAGCTATCGCGCTGCAAGACCTCTTCCCACAAATACGCGGTCTTGTAGTTGCGACCTACCTTGTCCGGTTCATTGCCCGCGCCGCCCTGGTTGCCACGATTGAATGGCAGGAAATGTGTACCGGACCCGGCAAGGCGCGTGGTCATATGCACCTCTTCCGTATCAACGGCAAAATGCACCAATGTGCGCTTGGTAAATTGAAAAATCGGCTCACGCGGGTCGCGATCGTTCCGGTATTGATGGATCGCATTGGCGGCCGTCTGTCCCGAAAGCGGGTTCTTGAGTTCCAGCGTTACGACCGGTATGCCGTTAACTGATAGCACGACATCCAACGACTTCTCACTGGTCGGGCTGAAATGCAGCTGCCGGGTGATACCCAGTTGATTGGCCGCGTAACGCGCCTCAAGTTCTGGATTGAGCCCATGAGCAGGACGGAAGAACGCGACCCGCAGTGTTTTGCCAAAGCACTTGAAACCGTGACGGAGTGTCGAGAGCACGCCATGTATCTCTATCCATTTACATAGCGCCTCCAGCACCCGCTCGCCGGTCTGGTCACCGTGCAAGGCTTGCAGCTTCTCCCATGTCTTCGCCTGGGTGCTGCAAACGAATTCCAGCACGACAGCGGGAAAGATCGCCCGCTCGCGATTGAATTCGTCCGAAAGTAGCTTCCTGTAGCCATCGGCCGACAACACTGCCTCAATGGCCGTTTCAAACGCAGCTTCGCTGGTCTGTTTCATGCGGGCACCATCCGCAGTTTCTTCCTCAGGTAGTACACGACGACCTGACTGTACTCCGCCAACTCACCCGCCAACGAACCATCCCACTTCCGCAATTCATGGGCCGGATTGCCGATGCGCCCATAGTGAAGTGCATCCTTGAACGCCTCCAGGACTGCTTTGCGGTTGTTGACCAAGCATGACCAATTGAGGTTCAGCACATCATTCAGTTCGCGATCGATGTGTGCCTGATCGGATTTGATGCGGCCATCACCGAGAAACTGAACAAGACGCTCTACGTTACAGGCCGGGTCCGCGGGGGATAGAACAATATCGGTATCGCCCTTGCTGGTGTCACAGTGTTGTTCTCGCCCGGGGCGACCTTTGCCACCCAAACACGCGCCGAGCAGGTTTCTGTAATCAAGGCGCCTAGCCGGATATCTTGCCTCACACTGCCAATGTTCGATCTTCATACTCGCAGTGTCCGGCCGGATTCGAGACTGACAGTAGCAGCACAAACCCCGCTGCTCCACGACCAGATATTTCCGCAGGTTTGCCTTGTCGGCGTAATTGTCGAAATCGGCGTGAGCCTTAAGGCGATGCTCGGTGAGTGAATGGGGTTCGGCATTCTTCTGAATGTTCCGCATTAATCCGACCCTTCCAGAAACTTGATCAACGAGCTGGCGCGCGTCAGTTCCGGTTCGCTTTCGCCAAGCGGCTTCTCCAACTCGGTAATCTTCTTGCGCGCTGCGTCAAATTCTTCCTTATCGATCAATTCAAACAACACTTTCAGCTCAGCATCAATCTTCTTGGTACGCACCGGTGCACCCATAAGCTCCTGCAAGATGCGGTTGGCATCCATACCATAGGCCTCCGCCGGTACTGTCACGACAACCCTGCCATCTTGGTATTCCAGAAAACGCACACAGCGGGCTTCAACCTCGCCCAAAACTAGAGGTGAATGGGTCGTCACCACGAACTGACAACTCTTGAACAACTTTCGCAGCCGCCCCAACACGTCACGTTGCCATTTCGGGTGCAGATGCAATTCAATCTCATCGATCATCACCAGCGCCACGCCCTCGGCGATGGGGTTGTCGCTGTCCGGGTTGGCGATGGCCAGCCGCCGGGTGAGGTCGAAGACCAAGGCCAGCAGTCCGCGCTCGCCGTCGGATAGTTGGTGCAGATAAAACGGCTGGTCGCGTTTGTCGACGACGAACCCCAGACGCGGCTTTTCCTGTATGCGCAGATTCGTGAATTCCGGCACCAGCTCATGAACCACGTTACGCAAAGCATCCAGCACCTTCAGTCGACGCGGCTCGTTTTCCGCACCCAGAGTCTGTTGAGTACGGAACCAGTGCATGAACTCGCGCAACTCGACTTCTCGGTCATGCAGGGCGCGGCCGTAGGCCAGCGACGGGTCAAACGGCTTTACGGCCGGCAAGGTTCGCGGCTGGCCCGGCAACTGGCGCTTGGGGGTGAAATACACCGCGAGCGGCGGATTGGCGGCCGTCTTGAGCGCGGACAGTGCAGCGCGGGTTTCTTTGATGCCCGCTTCGAGGTCGCCGGTGAGGGTGCGCGCCCGCAAGGCTTCGGTGAAACGCACGGCTTCGGTGGGTGACTGCTCCTGTCGCAAGAGGATAAAGCGGTCACTTTCATTCTCGGCCGCGCGCACGCGCTGCACCCCGGCATTGAGCGTCTGATCGCCGAGGCGCAGTCGCGCCGAAACTTCCAACGAGGTTCTATCGCTGAAAATGTCATCATCGGTGAAATAGATCGCCGTCGAACGCGACGGCGTGAATTCCGGGATCGCGCGAGAAAGCACGGTTGCCAGCGCGCGCAACAACGTGGACTTACCTACGCCGTTCACGCCCGCGATCAACGTCACATCCGACTCGAAGCCGATGTCTAGTTGTTCAAAACCACCGCAGTGGGCGAGGCTGAGGCGTTCCAGCTTCATGCCGCCATTTCCTCCAATGGGATTTGGCCAGTGACGGCGGCGGTGATAAGGGCTGCGCGGTGCTCCTTCGCAAGCTCTATAGAACGGAACAAAGTATCGACCAGGACCTTCGTCTTGGAATGATTCAGTTCGAGTTCTTTGACTATCGCGCGCTGTTCATTCGCTGGGGGCATAGGTAAACGCATTTCAAAGAAGTTCTCTGGGTACAATCTAAGCCTTGATGACCAGACGCCTTTAGACCAACGACTTACCTCAGCCACAAAGGGTCTCGACCGACAGAGTAGTTCCACAAACTCAGGCAACAGATCGCCCTTTGATGTGTAAACGTGATAGTCCGGGCTCACGATACCTTCGAGGGGCGTTACCCCCATCGCGCCCATCCACCCCCACAACG
The window above is part of the Denitratisoma sp. genome. Proteins encoded here:
- a CDS encoding type I restriction endonuclease, which encodes MKQTSEAAFETAIEAVLSADGYRKLLSDEFNRERAIFPAVVLEFVCSTQAKTWEKLQALHGDQTGERVLEALCKWIEIHGVLSTLRHGFKCFGKTLRVAFFRPAHGLNPELEARYAANQLGITRQLHFSPTSEKSLDVVLSVNGIPVVTLELKNPLSGQTAANAIHQYRNDRDPREPIFQFTKRTLVHFAVDTEEVHMTTRLAGSGTHFLPFNRGNQGGAGNEPDKVGRNYKTAYLWEEVLQRDSLMDLLARFLHLDVEEKTTDDGKKVRKETMIFPRYHQLQAVRQMVSAAAKEGVGHNYLVEHSAGSGKSNTIGWLAHRLSSLHNDKDERIFDSVVVITDRVVLDRQLQNTIYQFDHRQGVVQKIDEDSRQLAEALETGVPIIITTLQKFPFVTGQLMKLAEERGEGGSYLPTRKYAVIIDEAHSSQSGETATELKGVLGGAELRKKAQELAQEEGEVEMERLFRSMAKRGHQPNMSFFAFTATPKHKTLAIFGRKGEPFHRYTMRQAIEERFIMDVLASYVTYKTYYKLVKKAEDDPNVERKRAAKSLARFLRLHPHNIGQKTEIMVEHFQQHTRHKIGGHAKAMVVTGSRLEAVRYKQAFDEYIAAKGYTIKTLVAFSGTVEDDKIPEKIYTEVEMNEGVREKELPDTFAKPEYRVLLVAEKYQTGFDQPLLHTMYVDKRLGGIQAVQTLSRLNRTHPLKDDTFVLDFVNDPADIQEAFRQYYEGSVMGEQVEPEKLYEVKAELDASGIYQQTEVSEFAAIFFAPKRRQSPNDHKNMNAVLDRAVARFLQLQNSEEEEAELWRGKAQAFRNLYSFLSQVIPYQDSDLEKLFTYLRHLALKLPKRKTGPGYQFDEEVELDYYRLQKISEGSINLSEGYAKLLNGPGEVGSGMVREEHVSLSRLIDIINERFGGELNEADQLFFDQIEEAASQSEVLQKAAEVNPLDKFQLVFRQILESLFIERMELNEELFADYMSKPELQELVAKWLGSQVYERLSKSVRQAQ
- a CDS encoding retron system putative HNH endonuclease, coding for MRNIQKNAEPHSLTEHRLKAHADFDNYADKANLRKYLVVEQRGLCCYCQSRIRPDTASMKIEHWQCEARYPARRLDYRNLLGACLGGKGRPGREQHCDTSKGDTDIVLSPADPACNVERLVQFLGDGRIKSDQAHIDRELNDVLNLNWSCLVNNRKAVLEAFKDALHYGRIGNPAHELRKWDGSLAGELAEYSQVVVYYLRKKLRMVPA
- a CDS encoding mobile mystery protein B translates to MNLDYPPGATPLDPDEAAGLIPSHIANHGQLNEWEMVNIIEGERWAFGRRHRNLLGNEFVCALHKRMFGTTWRWAGKFRTTEKNIGVDPLRIQPALHDLCEDVKTQLECKSYPLDEIAARFSHRLVAIHPFANGNGRLSRTMADLLLVQHGEPRFSWGAGNLVADGEVRQRYLAALRAADGKDYGPLLAFVRS
- a CDS encoding nuclease-related domain-containing protein — encoded protein: MELLLLFGIWIAPLYLFVQIIVYWRKRQSSTDRRSPLTRGLLRSPGQTISEQLDEARLDTLGYMSVGAAGPLLAYAMYLADRLHRPEPSTLIIWMCALTGAFLWGFCLFKANRLIKERIKLQLGYEAEVAAAQELNTLAHDGYWVFHDFPAEKFNIDHVVVGPSGVYAVETKGRPKRTGGGDNKGWEVLYDGRSLKFPEWTETAPLQQAARQAKWLKEWLSSAVGEPLQVEPVLMLPGWYVRRTASEGIAVLNPKNAGGYFNLIAKQTLSEKLIKQIVHQLDQRCRNVAPKAYSAPEE
- a CDS encoding aminotransferase class V-fold PLP-dependent enzyme, whose protein sequence is MPDNLLPPPNTPFGHPLRSLWSLDPGIRFLNHGSFGAAPLHVLAAQARWREAMEREPVRFMVDELPPALLAARVRLAGFVGAVSQRLTFVENATAGANAVLRSLRWRAGERIVIADHAYPGVKNAARFVAERHGLTLTEARVPWPLPGPEAVVAAYAEALAGGARLAIVDHVFAPLAAVSPVEEIVRLCRACGVPVLVDGAHAPGMLPLALDALADQGMTWYVGNCHKWLCAPKGCGFLYATPEGQRDLHPTVVSNFYGEGYEQEFAWPGTHDPSARLAVTAALEFIEALGVDCYQSELVGQARAAAELVADAWKVAPGAPSGMCAAMVSLPLPVDEAGSEEAARRWRRRLLDEHRIEVPVFPIAGRLWARLSAQVYNELSDYEALARVFG
- a CDS encoding mobile mystery protein A, which encodes MIDSNKKLKRMQLSDTLQAYPSPEAAMPPRGGWVRAIREALGMTQAQLGARAGISRQSVQDFERTEAERRITLESLDRLARAMGCRVVYALVPEGGTLDDLRERRADALAEAMLQPTDHSMKLEAQGVSAKERERQRKLLAESLLSGSARKLWQ
- a CDS encoding toxin-antitoxin system HicB family antitoxin, coding for MSADHYTYRVTWSAEDGEHVGLCAEFPSLSWLAKTPEAALKGIRQIVAEAVADMQASGETVPVPLAEKHYSGEFRVRIPPEVHRSLAIQAAEQGVSLNRLASAKLAA
- a CDS encoding fasciclin domain-containing protein encodes the protein MQVSKSIRNLAAGLAISMAATAAVAEMKKDIVDTAVSAGSFNTLVTAVQAAGLVDTLKGPGPFTVFAPTDEAFAKIPKDQLDALLKDKEKLRAVLTYHVVSGAVMAKDVAPGQVPTVQGQPLNVDVKYGNVMINQAKVVKTDIVTSNGVIHVIDSVVLPN
- a CDS encoding AAA family ATPase, whose translation is MKLERLSLAHCGGFEQLDIGFESDVTLIAGVNGVGKSTLLRALATVLSRAIPEFTPSRSTAIYFTDDDIFSDRTSLEVSARLRLGDQTLNAGVQRVRAAENESDRFILLRQEQSPTEAVRFTEALRARTLTGDLEAGIKETRAALSALKTAANPPLAVYFTPKRQLPGQPRTLPAVKPFDPSLAYGRALHDREVELREFMHWFRTQQTLGAENEPRRLKVLDALRNVVHELVPEFTNLRIQEKPRLGFVVDKRDQPFYLHQLSDGERGLLALVFDLTRRLAIANPDSDNPIAEGVALVMIDEIELHLHPKWQRDVLGRLRKLFKSCQFVVTTHSPLVLGEVEARCVRFLEYQDGRVVVTVPAEAYGMDANRILQELMGAPVRTKKIDAELKVLFELIDKEEFDAARKKITELEKPLGESEPELTRASSLIKFLEGSD